CCCGTATCATGGCAGAGCATATGGAGCAGCCGGTCGTTCTCTCGCTTGACTCAGCGCTGGCAGCGAAGCAGAAGCAGTTCAAGGAACAGGTGATGAAGCCGAACATTCAGGCGTTATTTACAGGCGAGAAGACAGCCGAAGCGATAGCGGCCGAGTTTAAGGCTAAGGGAGAAGAGATGTTCAAGTAGATCCTTAGATGCGATGCGAAAAAGGGGGAAGTGTATATGAAAAAACCGCTTACGCTTATGATCGCTATGATGATGCTCATCGTGACAGCCTGCGGCGGCACTTCAGGCAGTGAAGCGGAGACCGGAGATGCGGATGCCAAGGATACAGTAACCGTGTGGACTTACCCTGTTCATGGCACATATGAAGATGAGCTGAAGGAGCTGATCGCTGATTTTAATCAGGAGCATCCCCATATTACGGTTGAGTACGAAATGCTTACATGGGCAGAGGGGCCTAAGAAGTTCGACGTCGCTCTGAATGCAGGTAATCCGCCAGATCTGTATTTTCACAGTGTTGATGGCGCTTATGTGAAGACAGGGCTTGCGCTTGAATTGGACGCTTACCTGACCGATGAGATCAAGAATGACTACGTGCCTGGCACACTAGAGCTTGGCCAAATTCAAGGCAAACAGTATGGACTGCCGCTCTATCAATTCCAGTGGGCTTGGGGCGGAAATAAGCGCATCCTGGAGGAAGCGGGAATTGACTGGAAGCAGATCCAGCAGGAGGGCTGGACCTGGAATGAATTTAACGAGGCGGCGGCCAAGCTTACAGGTACGGCTCCTGACGGCACCACGCAGTATGCGCTCGTCACAGACGGAACCTCACTGGATTTTATTGAAATGCTGACACGCAATAATGGAATGCCCGATGTGCTTAACGCCAGCGGCGAATTTCAGTGGAATGACCAACGTATATTAGACACACTTACCTTCATAGACAACCTCATTGATCAAGGCTATATGCCTAAAGAAACCGCAGCCATTGCTCCCGCCAAACGAACGGATATGTTCTATGCCGGGCAAGCGGCGATCATCTCCAAAGCACTTCCCTACTATGATGTCATGATTCAGAACCGTAACAAAGATATTGATGCAGGCACCGTCCAAGGCGAGAAAATCGAATTCGTATTGCTTCCTGTACCCCATAATGACGGAGCGGAGCCTAAATCAACCATGGGTGGAGAGGGTTACGTTGCCTTCAAGCAAAAAAAATGACAAGGGCGAGCAGCATGCCAAGAATACGTTTCTTGTGATGGAGGCGCTGAGCGGCGCCAAAGCAGGGAACTCGGCTAACGAGCTTGTGCTTCCTTTCGTTCGAAATTCACAAACCGAATACTTCGAAGGCAAGGGTCTGGGCACACCGGACACCATAGAAGCCGCGAATATGATGGCAGAGCATATCGAAATTCCGGTAACCCTCTCACTCGACATTGACAAATCTGCGCAGCAGAAGCAGTTCAAGGAACAAGTCGTCAAGCCCAACATTCAAGCCCTGTTCTCCGGCGAGAAGACACCTGAGCAAATTGCAGAGGACTTCAAGGCAAAGGCAGAGCAAATGCTCAAATAAATAGCGTCATCTGCAGAGGAGGCTGTCCTGAGGACAAAGTCCTCAGGAGCCTTTTTGCTAGAAGGAATGGTTCAATTCTACGACAAACACAAGGGGTGAGAGAACGATGCAGACATCACTTGCGCCAAAAAGGACACCTTCCCGCCAAAGCCCAATGCGAGCGATTAAGGAATATGGCTGGGCTTATCTCTTCATCTTAGCGCCGGTTCTGCTGTTCCTCGTATTTACACTGTATCCGGTGGGTCATGCTTTTTTTATGAGCTTTCAGGAGTATGGCATTATGAATTCCACCTGGGTAGGGATGGATAACTACAGTCGGTTATTCCAGGACGCTACATTCTGGAAGTCGATGCGAAACACCGTTATTTTTACACTGGGAACCGTGCCGGTCAACATTATCATTACCTTCGTCTTGTCTGTGCTGATCTTTCAAATGAAGAGCAAGTGGCAGACCTTCTTCAAAGCAACGCTATACCTGCCGGCTGTCGCCTCCGGCGTTACGATCTCCGTGGTCTGGCTGGCTATATTCGATCCGACCGAGGTCGGACTTCTCAACAGATTCCTCAGCTGGTTCGGGCTTGATCCTGTAATCTGGCTGGGACAATCCAGTACAGCTCTCTTCTCGCTCATCCTAATGAGCTGGCTTGGCTCTCATGGGGCAGGGATCATTCTCTACATGGCCGCTCTGGGCGGCATTCCGAAGTCGCTCTATGAAGCAGCAGATATTGATCATGCCAGTGCATGGACCAAATTTACGAAGATTACTTGGCCCTTGCTTAAACCTACGACGCTCTACCTGCTCGTTACA
This sequence is a window from Paenibacillus urinalis. Protein-coding genes within it:
- a CDS encoding ABC transporter substrate-binding protein; translated protein: MKKPLTLMIAMMMLIVTACGGTSGSEAETGDADAKDTVTVWTYPVHGTYEDELKELIADFNQEHPHITVEYEMLTWAEGPKKFDVALNAGNPPDLYFHSVDGAYVKTGLALELDAYLTDEIKNDYVPGTLELGQIQGKQYGLPLYQFQWAWGGNKRILEEAGIDWKQIQQEGWTWNEFNEAAAKLTGTAPDGTTQYALVTDGTSLDFIEMLTRNNGMPDVLNASGEFQWNDQRILDTLTFIDNLIDQGYMPKETAAIAPAKRTDMFYAGQAAIISKALPYYDVMIQNRNKDIDAGTVQGEKIEFVLLPVPHNDGAEPKSTMGGEGYVAFKQKK
- a CDS encoding carbohydrate ABC transporter permease — protein: MQTSLAPKRTPSRQSPMRAIKEYGWAYLFILAPVLLFLVFTLYPVGHAFFMSFQEYGIMNSTWVGMDNYSRLFQDATFWKSMRNTVIFTLGTVPVNIIITFVLSVLIFQMKSKWQTFFKATLYLPAVASGVTISVVWLAIFDPTEVGLLNRFLSWFGLDPVIWLGQSSTALFSLILMSWLGSHGAGIILYMAALGGIPKSLYEAADIDHASAWTKFTKITWPLLKPTTLYLLVTGVIGSFQVFISVYLMTQGGPNFATTTIAYLIYQTAFVFYEFGLASAQSFVLALIIVVISIIQFKYFSSDVEY